Proteins encoded together in one Nitratidesulfovibrio sp. window:
- a CDS encoding universal stress protein — protein MGRLERLLVPVTGDEHSLYALDQVLEFAATRKCRVAVLSVVPPYTGDLGSSALADLKRLLRQPSELALARALEMANARGMDIDCLCEEGEPFEVIVDTARRVKADLIAMGVADRSALGRLVRGNVPLRTIGHSERDVLLVPQGAVLGFRSILLATDGSRYCTYAAVTALQLAREHDADLHVLYVADLAFPDSAEGQLAADMEVEHGRAVVEAIAARAGQEGVRACGHVAQGEAAERILATARRLGAECLFIASHGKGGLARLLLGSVAEEVVASAHIPVYVAVRDKLRR, from the coding sequence ATGGGCAGGCTTGAACGTCTGCTGGTGCCCGTCACCGGCGATGAGCATTCCCTGTACGCGCTGGATCAGGTCCTGGAGTTCGCCGCCACCCGCAAGTGCCGGGTGGCGGTCCTCTCCGTGGTGCCGCCCTACACCGGCGACCTTGGCTCCAGCGCGCTGGCGGACCTGAAGCGGCTGCTGCGCCAACCCAGCGAACTGGCCCTGGCCCGCGCGCTGGAAATGGCCAACGCGCGCGGCATGGATATCGACTGCCTGTGCGAGGAGGGCGAGCCCTTCGAGGTCATCGTGGATACCGCCCGCAGGGTGAAGGCCGACCTCATCGCCATGGGCGTGGCCGACCGCTCCGCCCTGGGGCGGCTGGTGCGAGGCAACGTGCCGTTGCGCACCATCGGCCACAGCGAGCGCGACGTGCTGCTGGTGCCGCAGGGCGCGGTGCTGGGCTTCCGGTCCATTCTGCTGGCCACGGACGGTTCGCGCTATTGCACCTATGCCGCCGTCACCGCGCTGCAACTGGCGCGCGAGCACGACGCGGACCTGCACGTGCTGTACGTGGCCGACCTGGCCTTTCCCGATTCGGCGGAAGGGCAGCTGGCGGCGGACATGGAAGTGGAGCACGGCAGGGCCGTGGTGGAGGCCATTGCGGCGCGGGCCGGGCAGGAAGGAGTGCGGGCATGCGGCCACGTGGCCCAGGGCGAGGCGGCGGAGCGCATCCTGGCCACGGCCAGACGGCTGGGCGCGGAGTGCCTGTTCATAGCCTCGCACGGCAAGGGGGGCCTGGCCCGGCTGCTGCTGGGCAGCGTGGCCGAAGAGGTGGTGGCCAGTGCGCACATTCCGGTCTACGTGGCCGTGCGGGACAAGCTGCGGCGGTAA
- a CDS encoding sulfite exporter TauE/SafE family protein, with protein sequence MDILALDPTKFIDLTASGICFLFLVGFIGGLVSGFIGSGGAFVLTPGMMSLGVPGTVAVASNMCHKFPKALVGAIKRFRYGQVDVKMGLVMAASAAVGVQIGIRIQQVILEKWGQVGSDLYVSLSFVAVLVLVGGYVMRDALRCARCGGVETTAPLALRLQAIELPPMITFRRSGIRISLWFTLPVGFATGMLAATIAVGGFIGVPGMIYVMGVPGLMASATELVIAFVMGLGGSINWAMHGMVDIRLVLIILGGSLLGVQLGAIGTTYVREHMIKMVMAVIMLIVAVSRGIALPRYLVKLGLMDMSPEMLDVLGKISFASMCLALLTGAVIILGSMWKGRAAAQEEAHGQA encoded by the coding sequence ATGGATATTCTTGCCCTTGACCCCACGAAATTCATCGACCTTACCGCATCGGGCATCTGTTTCCTGTTCCTCGTCGGCTTCATCGGCGGGCTGGTCAGCGGCTTCATCGGCTCGGGCGGGGCCTTCGTGCTCACCCCCGGCATGATGAGCCTGGGCGTGCCCGGCACCGTGGCCGTGGCCAGCAACATGTGCCACAAGTTCCCCAAGGCACTGGTGGGAGCCATCAAGCGCTTCCGGTACGGCCAGGTGGACGTGAAGATGGGTCTGGTCATGGCGGCGTCCGCTGCCGTGGGCGTGCAGATCGGCATCCGCATCCAGCAGGTCATCCTTGAAAAATGGGGCCAGGTCGGGTCGGACCTGTACGTCAGCCTGTCCTTCGTGGCCGTGCTGGTACTGGTGGGCGGCTACGTCATGCGCGACGCGCTGCGCTGCGCCCGCTGCGGCGGCGTGGAAACCACCGCGCCCCTGGCCCTGCGCCTGCAGGCCATCGAACTTCCGCCCATGATCACCTTCCGCCGCTCCGGCATCCGCATTTCGCTGTGGTTCACCCTGCCCGTGGGCTTCGCCACCGGCATGCTGGCCGCCACCATCGCCGTGGGCGGGTTCATCGGCGTGCCCGGCATGATCTATGTCATGGGCGTGCCCGGGCTGATGGCCTCGGCAACCGAACTGGTCATCGCCTTCGTCATGGGCCTTGGCGGGTCCATCAACTGGGCCATGCACGGCATGGTGGACATCCGCCTGGTGCTGATCATCCTCGGCGGGTCGCTGCTGGGCGTGCAGCTGGGGGCCATCGGCACCACCTACGTGCGCGAGCACATGATCAAGATGGTCATGGCCGTGATCATGCTCATCGTGGCCGTGAGCCGGGGCATTGCCCTGCCGCGCTACCTGGTGAAGCTGGGCCTGATGGACATGTCGCCCGAGATGCTCGACGTGCTGGGCAAGATCAGCTTCGCGTCCATGTGCCTAGCCCTGCTGACCGGCGCGGTGATCATCCTCGGCAGCATGTGGAAAGGCCGCGCGGCCGCGCAGGAGGAGGCGCATGGGCAGGCTTGA
- a CDS encoding S16 family serine protease has protein sequence MIFFRRQGGDTPPEPSGATGQAGQTGGQSGPADQSGQADPTGLRARCAAADLPDAVREVLEAETGRMEKTDAAAPENAIALNYVECLLDLPWNALTRDSLDLARAAAVFDTSHAGLGQVRERVLEHLAARVLCATQPAAVLVVDDESIARDNVAHVLARDGYAVDTAANGEEALACLARRRYDCIVTDLKMDRMDGMQLIEAARRITPDTRIVVVTGYATVDTAVQALKTGAVQYLSKPIDIAELRATVREALADRVQGLSSRAPVLCFTGPPGVGKTSVGRALAEALGRRFYRMSLADLRDEAELRGHRRTYVGAMPGRIIQALRTTGVRNPVFMLDEIDKVGQDAKGDPAMALLEVLDPEQNARFVDRYLEIPFDLSQVLFIATANGVERLRGPLLDRMEVVEFHGYAEADKLDIATRFLLPRQLREHGLTAPYPQVTPAALARIINDYTSEAGVRGLERELARLCRKLARLRLEAGGHAGAADPTEPTGDIAPGKSSPDAQPPNTLLVDDAVAAALLGPPRYRHDAVHGAPRVGTATGLVWSEAGGEIVFVEAARMAGSGQLILTGSLGEVLKESARIALSHIRAEAEHLAEHWGVPGLGNPGSLDIPAGGGQGGHPAQDIHIHIPAGGIAKDGPSAGLTIWVALVSLLSGRPARADVALSGELSLSGRVLPVSGVREKLLAAARAGARTVVLPAANEPEARGLLAEFAARGSGGLPQVAFAARVQDALAVALLPAGAAGDEGGAPCSS, from the coding sequence ATGATCTTCTTTCGGCGGCAGGGTGGGGACACCCCGCCAGAACCATCCGGGGCGACGGGCCAGGCAGGGCAGACGGGCGGCCAGTCCGGTCCAGCGGATCAATCAGGTCAGGCAGACCCCACCGGCCTGCGCGCCAGATGCGCGGCGGCGGACCTGCCCGATGCGGTGCGCGAGGTACTGGAGGCGGAAACAGGCCGCATGGAAAAGACCGACGCAGCCGCGCCGGAAAACGCCATCGCCCTCAACTACGTGGAATGCCTGCTGGACCTGCCGTGGAACGCCCTTACCCGCGACAGCCTGGACCTTGCGCGCGCGGCGGCGGTGTTCGACACCAGCCACGCGGGCCTTGGCCAGGTGCGTGAACGGGTGCTGGAGCACCTGGCCGCGCGCGTGCTGTGCGCCACCCAGCCCGCCGCCGTGCTGGTGGTGGACGATGAATCCATCGCCCGCGACAACGTGGCCCACGTGCTGGCGCGCGATGGCTACGCCGTGGACACGGCGGCCAACGGTGAAGAGGCGTTGGCCTGCCTTGCGCGGCGGCGGTACGACTGCATCGTCACCGACCTGAAGATGGACCGCATGGACGGCATGCAGCTCATCGAGGCGGCGCGGCGGATAACCCCGGATACGCGCATCGTGGTGGTGACCGGCTATGCCACGGTGGACACCGCCGTGCAGGCCCTGAAGACCGGCGCGGTGCAGTATCTTTCCAAACCCATCGACATCGCCGAACTGCGCGCCACCGTGCGCGAGGCACTGGCCGACCGCGTGCAGGGCCTTTCGTCGCGCGCGCCGGTGTTGTGCTTCACCGGGCCGCCCGGCGTGGGCAAGACCTCGGTGGGCCGGGCGCTGGCCGAGGCGCTGGGGCGGCGCTTCTACCGCATGTCGCTGGCCGACCTGCGCGACGAGGCGGAACTGCGCGGTCACCGGCGCACCTACGTGGGGGCCATGCCGGGGCGGATCATCCAGGCCCTGCGCACCACGGGGGTGCGCAACCCGGTGTTCATGCTGGACGAGATCGACAAGGTGGGACAGGACGCCAAGGGCGACCCGGCCATGGCCCTGCTGGAGGTGCTGGACCCGGAGCAGAACGCCCGCTTCGTGGACCGGTATCTGGAAATTCCCTTCGACCTTTCGCAGGTGCTGTTCATCGCCACGGCCAACGGGGTGGAGCGGCTGCGCGGCCCCCTGCTGGACCGCATGGAGGTGGTGGAATTCCACGGCTACGCAGAGGCGGACAAGCTGGATATCGCCACCCGTTTCCTGCTGCCCCGCCAACTGCGCGAACACGGGCTGACCGCGCCGTATCCGCAGGTGACCCCGGCGGCCCTTGCGCGCATCATCAACGATTACACCAGCGAGGCGGGCGTGCGCGGGCTGGAACGCGAGCTGGCCCGGCTGTGCCGCAAGCTGGCCCGGCTGCGGCTGGAGGCGGGGGGACATGCGGGCGCAGCGGACCCGACTGAACCGACTGGCGACATCGCCCCCGGAAAGTCGTCGCCGGATGCCCAGCCGCCGAATACCCTGCTGGTGGACGATGCCGTGGCCGCCGCCCTGCTGGGGCCGCCGCGCTACCGGCACGACGCCGTGCACGGCGCGCCCCGCGTGGGCACGGCCACCGGGCTGGTGTGGTCCGAGGCGGGCGGCGAGATCGTGTTCGTGGAGGCGGCCCGCATGGCCGGTTCCGGCCAGCTCATCCTTACCGGCTCGCTGGGCGAGGTGCTGAAGGAATCGGCGCGCATCGCGCTCAGCCACATCCGGGCCGAGGCGGAGCATCTGGCAGAGCATTGGGGCGTGCCCGGCCTCGGCAACCCCGGCAGTCTGGATATCCCGGCGGGCGGCGGCCAGGGCGGCCACCCCGCGCAGGACATCCACATCCACATTCCCGCCGGGGGCATCGCCAAGGACGGTCCCTCCGCCGGGCTGACCATCTGGGTGGCCCTGGTCTCGCTGCTGTCGGGCCGCCCGGCGCGGGCCGACGTGGCCCTTTCGGGCGAACTTTCGCTGTCGGGCCGGGTGCTGCCGGTGAGCGGCGTGCGCGAAAAGCTGCTGGCCGCAGCACGGGCCGGGGCGCGCACCGTGGTGCTGCCCGCCGCCAACGAACCGGAGGCACGCGGCCTGCTGGCGGAATTTGCCGCGCGCGGGTCCGGCGGCCTGCCGCAGGTGGCATTCGCCGCGCGGGTGCAGGATGCGCTGGCCGTGGCCCTGCTGCCCGCCGGGGCTGCGGGTGACGAAGGGGGCGCGCCGTGCAGTTCCTGA
- a CDS encoding HAMP domain-containing sensor histidine kinase translates to MQFLIRRLAEGNIRQLVLFGISVSILGFSLLGGLSYNYLLQIEDALALAEVVDDLSNDILEIRRYEKNYLLYAMEEDHAENLVFIGRALDVIERIEPGGNGVQGADLRGSDGLRALRRDLHGYRDTFSRLGEVQLAGPQRERERGALRDDLREQGKALVAQARQIVTYQRERILGIVGSLKHQLLLSIGAMVGLAAFFSWLIGRRILGALSVIERSARQIVQGSLERLPLPATSDETRGVVEAFNHMLVELEHRQNQLVQEKKLASLGVLTSGIAHQLNNPLNNISTSCQILREELRYATGGKGVDGGQAGPGGINGTGGTNGAGGAGGAGGAGGAGGTGVTGAPVFASPPASAVAAGLDPALAGRMLENIHQEVRRSRDIVKGLLEFSRETEFSLKPVALRDVVGRSVALVASEVPACIAIDADVPGDIVLPLDVQRFQEVLLNLLINAIQAVQAAQERDGGAPEGITSDGGTPEGGMPDGRGPDGRGPDGKGPDGACPRAGAITVTAARDAAARQVVLRVADTGIGIGPEHLGRIFDPFFTLKEVGKGTGLGLSVAFGIIRKHGGTIGVESTPGAGTCFTIRLPLGAPEPTGDAA, encoded by the coding sequence GTGCAGTTCCTGATCCGCCGCCTGGCCGAAGGCAACATCCGGCAACTGGTGCTGTTCGGCATCTCGGTGTCCATCCTGGGGTTCTCGCTGCTGGGCGGGCTGTCGTACAACTACCTGCTGCAGATCGAGGACGCCCTGGCCCTGGCCGAGGTGGTGGACGACCTCAGCAACGACATCCTGGAAATCCGCCGCTACGAGAAGAACTACCTGCTCTACGCCATGGAGGAGGACCACGCCGAGAACCTGGTGTTCATAGGCCGGGCGCTGGATGTCATCGAACGCATCGAGCCGGGCGGCAACGGTGTACAGGGCGCGGACCTGCGGGGCAGCGACGGGCTGCGCGCCCTGCGCCGCGACCTGCACGGCTACCGCGACACCTTCAGCCGCCTTGGCGAGGTGCAGCTGGCCGGGCCGCAGCGCGAACGCGAGCGGGGGGCGCTGCGCGACGACCTGCGCGAGCAGGGCAAGGCGCTGGTGGCGCAGGCCCGCCAGATCGTCACCTACCAGCGCGAGCGCATCCTGGGCATCGTGGGGTCGCTGAAGCACCAGTTGCTGCTGTCCATCGGGGCCATGGTGGGGCTGGCGGCGTTCTTTTCGTGGCTCATCGGGCGGCGCATTCTGGGCGCGCTGTCGGTCATCGAGCGTTCGGCCCGGCAGATCGTGCAGGGCAGCCTGGAACGGTTGCCCCTGCCCGCCACCAGCGACGAGACGCGCGGCGTGGTGGAGGCCTTCAACCACATGCTGGTGGAGCTGGAGCACCGCCAGAACCAGCTGGTGCAGGAAAAGAAGCTGGCCTCGCTGGGGGTGCTGACATCGGGCATCGCGCACCAGTTGAACAACCCGCTGAACAACATCTCCACCTCGTGCCAGATACTCCGCGAGGAGTTGCGGTATGCCACGGGAGGCAAGGGGGTGGATGGCGGTCAGGCCGGGCCGGGCGGGATTAATGGGACAGGCGGGACTAACGGAGCAGGCGGAGCAGGCGGAGCAGGCGGAGCAGGCGGAGCAGGCGGAACAGGTGTAACGGGCGCCCCCGTGTTCGCCTCCCCCCCGGCGTCCGCCGTCGCGGCAGGACTCGATCCGGCCCTTGCCGGGCGTATGCTGGAAAACATCCATCAGGAAGTGCGCCGTTCGCGCGACATCGTGAAAGGGCTGCTGGAATTTTCGCGCGAGACGGAATTCTCGCTCAAGCCCGTGGCCCTGCGCGACGTGGTGGGCCGCAGCGTGGCGCTGGTGGCCAGCGAGGTGCCCGCGTGCATCGCCATTGACGCCGACGTGCCCGGCGACATCGTGCTGCCGCTGGACGTGCAGCGGTTTCAGGAAGTGCTGTTGAACCTGCTCATAAATGCCATTCAGGCGGTGCAGGCGGCACAGGAACGGGACGGCGGCGCGCCGGAAGGAATCACATCGGACGGGGGCACGCCGGAAGGGGGCATGCCAGACGGGAGGGGGCCAGACGGGAGGGGGCCAGACGGGAAGGGACCGGACGGGGCCTGCCCCCGCGCCGGGGCCATCACCGTCACCGCCGCGCGCGATGCGGCGGCGCGGCAGGTGGTGCTGCGCGTGGCAGACACGGGCATCGGCATCGGGCCGGAGCATCTGGGCCGCATCTTCGACCCCTTCTTCACGCTGAAAGAGGTGGGCAAGGGCACCGGCCTCGGGCTGTCCGTGGCCTTCGGCATCATCCGCAAGCACGGCGGGACCATCGGGGTGGAAAGCACCCCCGGCGCGGGCACGTGCTTCACCATCCGGCTGCCGCTGGGCGCGCCGGAACCCACGGGAGACGCGGCATGA